The following coding sequences are from one Thermodesulfovibrionales bacterium window:
- the nadA gene encoding quinolinate synthase NadA, which translates to MASFTHTSELNHRQDFDLGGFLKEQIEKIREEILQLKEERDALILSHNYQREEVQDIADFVGDSLELSRTAATKKCSVLVFCGVDFMAESASILSPEKTVLLPELNANCPMAAMVTV; encoded by the coding sequence ATCGCGAGCTTCACACATACTTCAGAATTAAATCATAGACAAGATTTTGATCTCGGAGGTTTTTTGAAAGAACAGATTGAAAAGATAAGAGAAGAGATACTTCAACTCAAAGAAGAAAGGGATGCACTGATCCTCTCCCATAATTATCAGAGAGAAGAGGTTCAGGACATAGCGGATTTTGTAGGCGATTCCCTCGAGCTTTCAAGAACTGCTGCTACAAAAAAATGCAGTGTCCTTGTATTCTGCGGTGTTGACTTCATGGCAGAGAGTGCATCAATACTTTCACCGGAGAAGACCGTACTGCTTCCGGAATTGAACGCAAATTGCCCCATGGCGGCCATGGTTACGGT